The proteins below are encoded in one region of Borrelia duttonii Ly:
- the rsmI gene encoding 16S rRNA (cytidine(1402)-2'-O)-methyltransferase: MLYIVGTPIGNLGDITYRAIDILKLVDVIFAEDTRIAKRLLSHYGIVKKLISCNAITEYKRIDLLLSYLSSGSNVAFVSDAGTPCLSDPGSLLVDAAFKNGYKICPIPGISSFNTVISVNPFRDKVIVFEGFLPNKGVKRVKRIEELYHRGDAFILLESSHRILKLLSEISLVDLNANVLVGREMTKLYEEYKIGKPLELKKYFEKHNKDKGEFTILVSRKSKN, encoded by the coding sequence GTGTTATATATTGTGGGAACGCCTATAGGTAATTTAGGTGATATTACATATCGTGCAATTGATATTTTAAAGTTGGTTGATGTTATATTTGCTGAGGATACAAGAATTGCTAAGAGACTTTTATCTCATTATGGTATTGTTAAAAAATTAATTTCTTGTAATGCTATAACAGAATATAAGCGAATTGATTTATTGTTAAGTTATTTGTCTAGTGGAAGCAATGTGGCTTTTGTTAGTGATGCGGGAACTCCTTGTCTTAGTGATCCTGGTAGTTTGCTTGTTGATGCAGCATTTAAAAATGGATATAAAATTTGTCCTATTCCAGGTATTAGCTCTTTTAATACAGTAATTAGTGTTAATCCTTTTAGAGATAAAGTCATAGTATTTGAAGGATTTTTGCCAAATAAAGGAGTTAAAAGGGTAAAGCGCATTGAAGAACTTTATCATAGAGGAGATGCGTTTATTTTGCTTGAGTCTAGTCATAGAATTTTAAAATTATTGTCTGAAATTTCTTTAGTAGATTTAAATGCCAATGTTCTTGTTGGTCGTGAAATGACTAAGTTATATGAAGAATATAAAATTGGCAAACCTTTGGAATTGAAAAAATATTTTGAAAAACATAATAAGGATAAAGGAGAATTTACGATTTTGGTTAGTAGAAAGTCTAAAAATTAA
- a CDS encoding DUF1893 domain-containing protein yields the protein MISGLNPTLRLFKEHRILYSNMERGLKPLLEVDNFINKYIQNKEGLEIYDKIVGKAAAVIIYNIGLQNVQAGVISQPAKDFLESRGIRVSFKKLVERINDKTENLIESLENPEEVYKYLIKRGIIVSNF from the coding sequence ATGATATCAGGTTTAAATCCTACATTGAGGTTATTTAAAGAGCATAGAATACTTTACTCTAATATGGAGAGAGGTTTAAAGCCCCTTTTAGAGGTTGATAATTTTATTAATAAGTATATTCAAAATAAAGAAGGTTTAGAGATTTATGATAAAATTGTAGGCAAGGCGGCTGCTGTTATTATTTATAATATTGGGCTTCAAAATGTCCAAGCAGGTGTTATTTCACAACCAGCTAAAGATTTTTTAGAAAGTAGAGGAATAAGGGTAAGCTTTAAAAAGCTGGTAGAAAGGATAAATGATAAGACTGAAAATTTAATTGAGAGTTTGGAAAATCCAGAAGAAGTTTATAAATATCTTATTAAAAGAGGAATTATTGTGAGTAATTTTTGA
- a CDS encoding YigZ family protein, whose protein sequence is MMLIPKENIYSKIEVKKSIFLSYIFHVTTREEINKILKEYKLKFKTATHVVHGFRIGNLNSFTNGMSDDKEPKHTAGKPTLEAILNKNLTDTLIITVRYFGGTLLGKQGLNKAYSKSAYEVINKTNLIEKEENEILSLNLNYNQYNLLIRMQNKIGIKIIDASFLDKIHTKIQFNIKNKNNILKFLQGNSLL, encoded by the coding sequence ATGATGTTAATTCCTAAAGAAAATATTTATTCAAAAATTGAAGTCAAAAAATCAATTTTCTTATCATACATTTTCCATGTAACTACAAGAGAAGAAATAAACAAAATATTAAAAGAATATAAATTGAAATTTAAAACGGCAACTCATGTTGTCCATGGATTTAGAATTGGAAACTTAAATTCATTCACAAATGGAATGAGTGATGATAAAGAACCTAAACATACAGCTGGAAAACCCACTTTAGAAGCCATATTAAACAAAAATTTAACAGATACTCTTATTATTACAGTACGATATTTCGGTGGCACTCTACTTGGAAAACAAGGCTTAAACAAAGCATATTCTAAATCAGCATACGAAGTAATAAATAAAACAAATTTAATAGAAAAAGAAGAAAATGAAATATTATCTCTTAATCTAAACTACAATCAATACAATTTACTAATACGAATGCAAAACAAAATTGGAATTAAAATTATAGATGCAAGCTTTTTAGATAAGATACATACTAAAATACAATTTAACATAAAAAACAAAAACAATATCCTTAAATTTTTACAAGGAAATTCACTTCTATAA
- a CDS encoding ParA family protein: MTIISIINQKGGVGKTTGAINIAYATTLLHKKTLLIDIDSQGNTSSGVNIAKKETKNSSYELIYKKKKIKPIKNFNLDIIPSSLKLALLEKELINEIARENFLKNALEQYKKDNYDFIILDCPPTLSILTINALVASKYLLIPIETEFFAFEGINLLLDTITAVKQINKNLEIAGVFINKYDIRNKSKEKYIDLLQKVFKEKFLNTKIRKNISISKSQEANIPVHVYNKESNAAKDFLALTKEIIEKIEGKNVR, from the coding sequence ATGACAATAATATCAATTATTAATCAAAAAGGTGGGGTAGGAAAAACAACTGGTGCTATAAATATAGCCTATGCAACAACATTACTACACAAAAAAACTCTATTAATAGATATTGACTCACAAGGAAATACTAGTAGTGGAGTCAATATTGCCAAAAAAGAAACTAAAAATTCAAGTTATGAGCTTATTTACAAAAAGAAAAAAATTAAACCTATCAAAAATTTCAACTTAGATATCATTCCTTCAAGTCTTAAATTAGCATTACTTGAAAAAGAACTAATAAATGAAATTGCAAGGGAAAATTTTTTAAAGAATGCATTAGAACAATATAAAAAAGATAACTATGATTTTATTATTCTTGATTGTCCTCCCACCCTGTCAATACTCACAATCAATGCTCTTGTTGCAAGTAAATACCTTTTAATACCAATAGAAACAGAATTTTTTGCATTTGAAGGAATAAATTTATTACTAGATACAATAACAGCTGTGAAACAGATTAACAAAAATCTAGAAATTGCTGGGGTATTTATAAATAAATACGATATTAGAAATAAAAGCAAAGAAAAATATATAGATTTATTACAAAAAGTATTTAAAGAAAAATTTTTAAATACCAAAATAAGAAAAAATATAAGTATTTCCAAATCTCAAGAAGCAAATATCCCAGTACACGTATATAACAAAGAAAGCAATGCAGCAAAAGATTTTTTAGCACTTACAAAAGAAATAATTGAAAAAATAGAAGGTAAAAATGTCAGATAA
- a CDS encoding ParB/RepB/Spo0J family partition protein: protein MDESLKMVDINLLDIDKSQPRKSINLAELEELSISIKENGILQPIIVYPNNGRYNIIIGERRFRAAKLSGMSQIPVIEIEASTKDKDFMSLIENIQRENLTPVEEAYAYKNLMDKHALTQKALSEKIGKNRSHVANLVRILELEQEILNSLHKKEISLGHAKVLLSLKDNQDRYALYLLIIKKKLSVRDAENYVKNLYKTINDKSEISRDPFLNSIKEFLISRIQTKISIKGSKEKGKIEISYFTSSDLKRIISIFENIK, encoded by the coding sequence ATGGATGAATCTTTAAAAATGGTAGATATAAATCTTTTAGATATAGATAAATCACAGCCTAGAAAGTCTATCAATCTTGCTGAACTTGAAGAATTAAGTATTTCTATAAAAGAAAATGGAATATTACAGCCTATTATTGTTTATCCTAATAATGGTAGGTATAACATAATAATAGGGGAGAGGAGATTTAGAGCTGCTAAACTTTCAGGTATGAGTCAGATTCCTGTTATAGAGATAGAGGCTAGTACAAAAGATAAAGATTTTATGTCATTAATTGAAAATATTCAACGTGAAAACTTAACTCCTGTTGAAGAAGCGTATGCTTATAAAAATCTTATGGACAAACATGCTTTAACCCAAAAAGCTTTATCTGAAAAAATAGGTAAAAATAGATCTCATGTTGCCAATTTAGTTAGGATTTTAGAACTTGAACAAGAAATATTAAATTCTTTGCATAAAAAAGAAATATCATTGGGTCATGCTAAAGTTTTATTGTCGTTAAAGGATAATCAAGATAGATATGCCCTTTATCTTTTAATAATTAAAAAGAAATTGTCTGTGAGAGATGCGGAAAATTATGTTAAAAATCTTTATAAAACTATCAATGATAAATCAGAAATTTCTAGAGATCCTTTTTTAAATAGTATTAAAGAATTTTTAATAAGCAGAATACAAACTAAAATAAGTATTAAAGGAAGTAAGGAAAAGGGAAAAATAGAAATAAGTTATTTTACATCTTCTGATTTAAAGAGAATCATCTCTATTTTTGAAAATATTAAGTAA
- the gyrA gene encoding DNA topoisomerase (ATP-hydrolyzing) subunit A, whose amino-acid sequence MAIENNKEQVLNIKIEDEVRTSYLNYAMSVIVSRALPDVRDGLKPVHRRILYSMHEMGLKSDKSFKKAGRIVGDVLGKYHPHGDQSIYEALVRLAQDFSLRYPIVSGQGNFGSIDGDPPAAMRYTEARMAKIAEELVIDIDKQTVNFKPNYDDSLLEPEVLPAAFPFLLVNGSSGIAVGMATNMAPHNLREVCDAIIYMLEHDDVSIYDLIAIIKGPDFPTYAEIIYNENLIKAYTTGKGSVVIRARYHIEEKSEDNISIIITQIPYAVNKSSLLMKIALLIKEEKLEGVSDIRDESDREGIRIVLEIKKGFDPHVVMNLLYEYTELRRNFSINNLALVNGIPKQLNLRELISEFIEHRKNILRRRVEFDLKRAQEKAHILEGLNIALRNIDRVIEIIRFSRLVKDARECIMREFQLSEIQANSILDMKLQKLTSLEVAKIEEDFQVVLALIKDYEDILISPSRIVNMIREEIINLSLKFGDDRRTKIIYDEEVLKTSMSDLMQRENVIVILTKQGFIKRVLQDEYKLQGIGGKGLGSFDLQDSDQVNVALCVNTHDFLLMISNEGKLYVINAYGIKDSSRTSRGQNIRELINLGEKEEILAIKNCSELSVDNYLLITTANGKIARIETEGFKTVKSRGVIIMKLDDKDFVTSAEIVSRDDKIICISKKGNAFAFSSNDIRLTHRGTQGVSGMKVREGDMLIKALAIKQGSHLLIMSENGYGKRLEVSKVTGLKRGSTGYTCYKKSDEKAGEVVDAITVSQDDEILLISKSSKVLRTLVDKISEQGKDARGMQVLSLDEDKLVAVSKFIK is encoded by the coding sequence ATGGCAATTGAAAATAATAAAGAGCAAGTATTAAATATAAAGATAGAAGATGAGGTTAGGACTTCGTATTTAAATTATGCAATGTCTGTTATTGTTTCAAGGGCTCTTCCTGATGTTAGAGATGGTCTTAAACCTGTTCACAGAAGAATTTTATATTCAATGCATGAAATGGGTCTTAAGTCTGATAAGTCGTTTAAGAAGGCTGGGCGGATTGTTGGAGATGTTCTTGGTAAGTATCATCCTCATGGTGATCAGTCAATTTATGAGGCTCTTGTAAGGCTTGCACAGGATTTTTCGTTAAGATATCCTATAGTTAGTGGACAGGGAAATTTTGGTTCTATTGATGGCGATCCTCCTGCTGCTATGCGATATACTGAAGCTCGAATGGCAAAAATAGCAGAAGAACTCGTTATAGATATAGATAAACAAACTGTTAATTTTAAGCCCAATTATGATGATTCTTTGCTTGAACCTGAGGTTTTACCAGCAGCTTTTCCATTTCTTTTAGTTAATGGTTCTAGTGGTATTGCTGTTGGGATGGCTACAAATATGGCTCCTCATAATTTGAGAGAGGTTTGTGATGCCATAATTTATATGTTGGAGCATGATGATGTTTCTATTTACGATTTAATAGCAATAATTAAAGGTCCAGATTTTCCAACTTATGCTGAGATCATTTATAATGAAAATTTAATTAAGGCTTATACTACGGGAAAAGGTAGCGTTGTTATTCGAGCACGTTATCATATTGAAGAAAAGTCGGAAGATAATATTTCTATTATAATTACACAAATACCTTATGCTGTTAACAAATCTTCTTTACTTATGAAGATTGCATTGTTAATAAAAGAAGAAAAATTGGAAGGTGTATCTGATATAAGGGATGAGTCGGATCGTGAAGGTATTAGAATTGTTCTTGAAATAAAAAAAGGTTTTGATCCTCATGTTGTGATGAATTTACTTTATGAATATACCGAACTTAGGAGGAATTTTAGTATAAATAATTTAGCTCTTGTTAATGGTATTCCTAAACAATTAAATTTAAGAGAGCTTATATCTGAATTTATCGAGCATAGAAAGAATATTCTTAGACGGCGTGTAGAGTTTGACTTAAAGAGAGCACAAGAGAAGGCCCATATTCTTGAAGGGTTGAATATTGCACTAAGAAATATTGATAGAGTAATAGAAATAATACGATTTTCTAGACTTGTAAAAGATGCTAGAGAGTGTATTATGAGAGAATTTCAACTATCGGAAATACAGGCTAATTCTATACTGGATATGAAGTTACAAAAGTTGACATCTCTTGAGGTGGCAAAAATAGAAGAAGATTTTCAAGTTGTATTAGCTTTAATAAAAGATTATGAAGATATTCTAATAAGTCCATCAAGAATTGTTAATATGATAAGAGAAGAGATTATTAATTTAAGTTTAAAATTTGGCGATGATCGCCGAACAAAAATAATTTATGATGAGGAGGTTTTAAAAACTAGTATGTCAGATTTAATGCAGAGGGAAAATGTTATTGTTATTCTTACAAAGCAAGGTTTCATTAAAAGGGTCTTACAAGATGAATATAAACTTCAAGGTATAGGTGGTAAGGGCCTTGGTTCTTTTGATTTACAAGATAGCGATCAAGTTAATGTTGCTTTATGTGTAAATACTCATGACTTTTTATTGATGATTTCGAATGAAGGTAAGCTTTATGTAATTAATGCTTATGGGATTAAAGATTCTTCTAGAACTTCAAGAGGACAAAATATTCGTGAACTTATTAATTTAGGAGAAAAAGAAGAAATATTAGCTATTAAAAATTGCAGTGAATTGTCTGTAGATAATTATTTGTTAATAACAACCGCAAATGGAAAAATAGCACGTATTGAGACTGAAGGGTTTAAAACTGTTAAATCAAGGGGCGTTATTATTATGAAACTTGATGATAAAGATTTTGTTACAAGTGCGGAGATTGTATCTAGAGATGATAAAATTATTTGTATTTCCAAGAAAGGTAATGCTTTTGCATTTAGTTCTAATGACATTAGATTGACACATAGAGGAACTCAAGGGGTGTCTGGAATGAAAGTAAGAGAGGGAGATATGCTTATTAAGGCTTTAGCCATAAAACAAGGATCTCATCTTTTAATTATGTCTGAGAATGGATATGGAAAGCGATTAGAAGTGTCTAAAGTAACTGGGCTTAAGAGAGGTTCTACTGGGTATACTTGCTATAAGAAGTCTGATGAAAAGGCAGGTGAAGTTGTTGATGCTATTACAGTTTCTCAAGATGATGAAATATTGCTTATAAGTAAAAGTTCAAAAGTGTTACGAACATTAGTTGACAAAATATCTGAACAAGGTAAGGATGCTAGAGGAATGCAGGTATTATCTCTTGATGAAGATAAATTAGTAGCTGTTTCAAAATTTATTAAATAA
- the gyrB gene encoding DNA topoisomerase (ATP-hydrolyzing) subunit B, which translates to MSYVASNIQVLKGLEAVRKRPGMYIGSVSINGLHHLVYEIVDNSIDEALAGFCDRIEVVINSDNSIMVNDNGRGIPTDIHEEEGISALELVLTKLHSGGKFNKGTYKVSGGLHGVGVSVVNALSSFLEVVVSREGKLFKQTYSRGIPTSEVEVVGVSSTTGTKVTFFADSEIFETLKYDFETLSRRLRELAFLNDKIRISIEDRRLGEEKFLEFYFEGGIKAFVDYITNNNKNIQSSPYFIEGVCNDVIVSVGLKWTEGYSDNTLSFVNNINTKEGGTHVAGFKSGLLKAMSEAFRDSKISKKDIPNLTLDDFKEGLTAVISIKVPEPQFEGQTKGKLGNSYIKKIVETIVYDGLLRIINENFVEIDIILNKAIRAARAREAARKARESERKKSAFESLALPGKLADCTSKNPAEREIYIVEGDSAGGSAKMGRDRFFQAILPLWGKMLNVEKTREDKVITNDKLIPIIASLGAGVGKAFYIEKLRYHKIIIMADADVDGSHIRTLLLTFFFRYMRELIDNKHVYIAMPPLYKIKHENKVHYFYDDFEKETFLGSIDVVKRNKVSLQRYKGLGEMNPTQLWETTMNPATRKMKLIEIDDAIQAEKIFVTLMGDDVEPRREFIEQNALDVVNLDV; encoded by the coding sequence ATGAGTTATGTTGCTAGTAATATTCAAGTTTTAAAGGGTCTTGAAGCTGTTAGAAAACGTCCTGGTATGTATATTGGCTCTGTTTCAATTAATGGATTGCATCATTTAGTTTATGAAATTGTTGACAACAGTATTGATGAAGCCTTGGCAGGATTTTGTGATAGGATAGAGGTTGTTATAAATTCAGATAATTCTATAATGGTGAATGATAATGGTAGGGGAATTCCTACAGATATTCATGAAGAGGAAGGAATTAGTGCACTTGAACTTGTTTTGACAAAATTACATTCTGGAGGGAAATTTAATAAGGGTACTTATAAAGTTTCTGGTGGGCTTCATGGAGTTGGAGTTTCGGTTGTTAATGCTTTATCATCTTTCTTAGAAGTAGTTGTTAGCAGAGAAGGAAAGCTTTTTAAACAAACGTATTCAAGAGGTATTCCGACGTCTGAGGTTGAAGTTGTTGGAGTAAGTTCTACTACTGGTACGAAAGTTACTTTTTTTGCTGATTCTGAAATTTTTGAAACTTTAAAATATGATTTTGAGACTTTGTCAAGGAGGCTTAGAGAACTTGCATTTTTAAATGATAAAATACGGATTTCGATTGAAGATAGGAGATTAGGCGAAGAAAAATTTTTAGAATTTTATTTTGAAGGTGGGATAAAAGCTTTTGTAGATTATATAACTAATAATAATAAAAATATTCAAAGTAGTCCTTATTTTATTGAAGGAGTTTGTAATGATGTTATTGTTAGTGTTGGTCTTAAATGGACTGAAGGATATTCTGATAATACTTTATCTTTTGTAAATAATATTAATACTAAGGAGGGAGGAACTCATGTTGCTGGCTTTAAGAGTGGACTTTTAAAAGCAATGAGTGAGGCTTTTAGAGATTCAAAAATAAGCAAAAAAGATATTCCCAATCTTACATTAGATGATTTTAAAGAAGGACTAACAGCAGTAATTTCTATTAAAGTGCCAGAACCTCAGTTTGAGGGTCAAACCAAAGGAAAATTAGGAAATTCTTATATAAAAAAAATTGTTGAAACCATTGTATATGATGGACTTTTAAGGATTATTAATGAAAATTTTGTAGAAATAGATATTATTCTTAATAAGGCAATAAGAGCTGCTCGTGCTCGTGAAGCTGCAAGAAAAGCAAGGGAATCTGAGAGAAAGAAAAGTGCATTTGAAAGTTTGGCATTGCCTGGTAAATTAGCGGATTGTACATCTAAAAATCCAGCAGAGAGAGAAATCTACATTGTAGAAGGTGATTCTGCAGGAGGAAGTGCAAAAATGGGAAGAGATAGGTTTTTTCAAGCTATTTTGCCATTATGGGGTAAAATGCTTAATGTTGAGAAAACCAGAGAAGATAAAGTTATTACAAATGATAAGCTGATTCCAATAATTGCATCTCTTGGAGCTGGTGTTGGTAAAGCTTTTTATATTGAAAAGCTTCGCTATCATAAAATTATTATTATGGCTGATGCTGATGTTGATGGATCTCATATTCGAACATTACTTCTTACATTTTTCTTTCGTTATATGAGAGAATTGATTGATAATAAGCATGTATATATAGCTATGCCACCTCTTTATAAGATTAAACATGAAAATAAGGTGCATTATTTTTATGATGATTTTGAAAAGGAAACTTTTTTAGGGTCGATTGATGTTGTTAAAAGGAATAAAGTAAGTTTACAAAGATATAAAGGATTAGGAGAGATGAATCCTACACAACTTTGGGAAACTACTATGAATCCTGCTACTAGAAAAATGAAGTTAATAGAAATAGATGATGCTATACAAGCTGAGAAAATTTTTGTTACTCTTATGGGGGATGATGTTGAACCTAGAAGAGAATTTATTGAGCAGAATGCACTTGATGTAGTAAATCTAGATGTGTGA
- the dnaA gene encoding chromosomal replication initiator protein DnaA: MQEGKNIWSLILAAIRKELSEEEFYIWFENLYFIDAIGENIKIATPNSFHKNQVEKRFSKRIKEILIEKGHSTINVEFIHSQNELKDHNTESKDISLKAITHQQDLQTKNKDIKTHAKNIINNTKQYSIKEEIHIKYRNPFLKKKYTFENFIIGTNNKLAYNASLSIAKNPGKKYNPCLIYGGVGLGKTHLLQSIGNKTEELHKEFKILYVTAENFLNEFVESIKTNETKRFKKKYRHLDMLLLDDIHDLQKKEGIQEELFHTFNALYEDNKQMVFTCDRQPSELVNFTDRLKSRFTRGLNVDISKPNFELRVAIIEKKAEEDGIKVPKNILNLVAKKVTTNIRDLEAAVTKLKAHIDLEDIEIDTNIVDKIIKEIIAYENDNTNTPNKINIENIKKVILRELKLTNKDIEGNSKKPEITKARHIYAYLLRNFTELSTIEIGKIIGGKTHSTVLYSINKIDKDRNKNLEINNLIIELMNKINKN, translated from the coding sequence ATGCAAGAAGGAAAAAACATATGGAGCTTAATTTTAGCAGCAATAAGAAAAGAACTCTCTGAAGAAGAATTTTATATATGGTTTGAAAATTTATATTTCATAGATGCAATTGGTGAAAACATAAAGATAGCTACACCAAATTCTTTTCACAAAAATCAAGTAGAGAAAAGATTTTCAAAAAGAATAAAAGAAATTCTTATAGAAAAAGGACATAGTACAATTAATGTCGAATTTATACATTCTCAAAATGAATTAAAAGATCATAATACAGAATCAAAAGATATTTCATTAAAAGCAATTACACATCAACAAGACTTACAAACAAAAAACAAAGACATTAAAACCCATGCAAAAAATATAATAAATAACACAAAACAATACAGTATTAAAGAAGAAATTCACATAAAATATAGAAATCCTTTTCTCAAAAAAAAATATACATTTGAAAACTTTATTATAGGAACAAACAATAAGCTTGCATATAATGCAAGCTTATCAATCGCAAAAAACCCTGGGAAAAAATATAACCCATGCTTAATTTATGGCGGAGTTGGACTTGGAAAAACACATTTGCTTCAAAGTATAGGAAATAAAACAGAAGAATTACACAAAGAATTCAAAATACTTTACGTAACTGCAGAAAATTTTTTAAACGAATTTGTAGAAAGCATCAAAACAAATGAAACAAAAAGATTCAAAAAAAAATACCGGCATCTAGACATGTTATTACTAGATGATATTCATGATTTACAGAAAAAAGAAGGTATACAAGAAGAGCTTTTTCATACTTTTAATGCCCTTTATGAAGATAACAAACAAATGGTATTTACCTGCGACAGACAGCCTTCAGAACTTGTAAATTTTACAGACAGACTTAAGAGTAGATTTACAAGAGGATTAAATGTCGATATATCAAAACCAAATTTTGAATTAAGAGTAGCTATTATAGAAAAAAAGGCAGAAGAAGATGGCATTAAAGTCCCTAAAAACATTCTCAATTTAGTTGCAAAGAAAGTTACAACCAATATAAGGGATCTCGAAGCTGCTGTAACAAAATTAAAAGCACACATAGACCTTGAAGACATAGAAATTGACACTAACATAGTAGACAAAATAATTAAGGAAATAATAGCTTATGAAAACGATAATACAAACACACCTAATAAAATAAATATCGAAAATATCAAAAAAGTTATATTAAGGGAATTAAAACTTACAAATAAAGATATTGAAGGAAATAGCAAAAAACCTGAAATCACAAAAGCAAGACATATTTATGCTTATCTTTTAAGGAATTTTACAGAACTTTCAACAATTGAAATAGGTAAAATAATTGGAGGAAAAACCCATTCAACAGTACTTTATTCAATAAATAAGATAGATAAGGATAGGAATAAAAATCTAGAAATTAACAATTTAATCATAGAACTTATGAACAAAATAAACAAAAATTAG
- the dnaN gene encoding DNA polymerase III subunit beta, which yields MNEKFILCDTEQISDEIDKAKSIILNRNINDIWSAILLEIKSSNLTIKATDRNIFFESTIPIVSTDNFNVLINASNLADAVKALNLYDELKMKFKEDENKLDIIGESDNNNENYTNDHLSEPTFSTEEIENYNYDINDEVYNFAFELNQKDLKRIINKVAFSASHDESKNALNGIYFTKDSNSVLTLVSTNSYRMSIYKTDLIFEEDVNFIVPVKMFNLLKQMITGEGVIKFKVSDKKFYVEFNNYKIACSLISGNYPDYESIIPNEYTNRALIDVSMFKDRLSRVNSYTDKRSKKVILNFSVNQLKLMAEDPITGRKGEFFMQGSNYDYAGTEEMLAINSVYITEAMGVFDTPKLEIKFSSGGLLKLNEEDKCDFIHLIMPLMFN from the coding sequence TTGAATGAAAAATTTATACTATGCGATACGGAACAAATTTCAGATGAAATTGACAAAGCAAAAAGCATAATCCTAAATAGAAACATAAACGATATTTGGAGTGCAATATTGCTTGAGATAAAAAGTTCTAATCTTACAATCAAAGCAACAGACAGAAACATCTTTTTTGAAAGTACAATACCAATTGTCTCTACAGACAATTTCAATGTGCTAATAAACGCTTCCAACCTTGCAGATGCCGTGAAAGCGCTCAATTTATACGATGAACTAAAAATGAAATTTAAAGAAGATGAAAATAAACTGGATATAATTGGAGAATCAGACAACAATAACGAGAATTATACAAATGACCATTTAAGTGAACCTACTTTTTCTACTGAAGAGATCGAAAATTACAATTATGATATAAACGATGAGGTTTATAATTTTGCATTCGAACTAAATCAAAAAGATTTAAAGAGGATCATAAACAAAGTGGCATTTTCTGCATCACATGATGAGTCTAAAAATGCTTTAAACGGCATTTATTTTACAAAAGATAGTAATTCTGTATTAACACTTGTTTCTACTAATTCATACAGAATGTCTATATATAAAACAGATTTGATATTTGAAGAAGATGTCAACTTTATTGTTCCCGTTAAAATGTTTAATCTTTTAAAACAGATGATAACAGGAGAAGGGGTAATAAAATTTAAAGTTTCTGATAAGAAATTTTATGTTGAGTTTAATAATTATAAAATAGCTTGTAGCTTGATTAGTGGAAACTATCCTGATTATGAGAGCATAATACCTAATGAATATACAAATAGAGCATTAATAGATGTTTCTATGTTTAAAGACAGACTTTCAAGAGTAAACTCTTATACTGACAAAAGGTCTAAAAAAGTGATTTTAAATTTTTCCGTTAATCAGTTAAAACTTATGGCAGAAGATCCAATTACAGGACGGAAAGGTGAATTTTTTATGCAAGGTTCCAATTACGATTATGCAGGAACTGAAGAAATGTTGGCGATTAATAGTGTTTATATAACAGAGGCAATGGGTGTGTTTGATACTCCAAAATTAGAGATAAAATTTAGTTCTGGGGGTTTGTTAAAATTAAATGAAGAGGATAAGTGTGACTTTATTCATTTGATAATGCCTCTGATGTTTAACTAA